Below is a genomic region from Candidatus Dependentiae bacterium.
CGTACAAAACTTTATTGTTGATCTCGGTTTTTATATTGGTCTTGATCAATGGGCAAAAGGATTATACTTCCACGCAAGCGCACCAATCACCCACACCAAGTGGGCACTTGATTATAGAGAAACCATCAGCGCTGCCGGTAACAATTCATATGCTGCTGGTTATTTTTCACCAAATGTTGAAACAAATTTAAATAAAGACTTCACCACCTTTGCCAATGGCGACGGGGAACTAACCTTCGCGCAAGATTTTGTGGTTGACGGGGGTGTAACCACTACCTACGCTGGTGGTTACATGACTGCACTCAATTTTGCAAAAATGAACAGCTGCCCACTCATTAAAACCGGCTGCGCTGATTTACGCGCAACCTTAGGTTGGAATTGGGCATGCGAAGATTACCATATTGGTGCTTCTGTTCGCGTAGCAGCGCCAACTGGCTTGCGACCTCATGGCACATTTTTGTTTGAACCAATGATTGGTAACGGCCACCACTGGGAACTTGGTGGTGGACTATCAGCACATTACACCTTCTGGCAATGTCGCGATAACGAAAATAGTTTCACGTTCTATTTTGAAGGTTACGCTACTCACTTGTTCAGATCGTGCCAAAAACGCACCTTTGATTTAAAAGGTAAACCAATGAGTCGCTACATGCTTGCGCAAAAATTGGGACCTATACCTGCTGGTCAAGATCCATCCCTCTCTCAAAATATATTCCCCGATGTTGAATTCCAAAATCTTTTAACGCCCGTTGCAAACTTAACTCACATGAATGTAAAAGTTGATGTGGCAGTTCAAGGTGATGTCGTTGCAATGCTTAACTTTACTCGCAACCATTTTTCATGGGATGTCGGCTACAACTTCTGGGGAAGAAGTTGCGAAACAATCCGCCAAGGCAATTGTCCATCACCACTTGCTGACGGCACAACGTGGGCACTCAAAGGTGATGCAAGCGTGATTGGTTTTGAATTTAACCTTGCAGCTTCCCCACCAGTTCCTTTAGCGGCTACAGACAGCGCAGCTACCATTCATACAGGAAGCAACTTCCCTGCGACGGGAACCACCGATCCTGCAGTCATTGCTACTGCAAGCACAAATCCAAACATCAATACACCAGAACTAGCTGAATCAAATAATGCGTTACCTGTTTTCAATAACCCATCTACAGCTCCACTACAAACCCACAGCTCTCTCAAACCAGTCTATCTTACCGTTGACGATGTTAACCTTGCCGGCACCAAAGGCATTTCACATAAAATATTCACCCATTTAAATTATATGTGGATAGATCGCGATGAATGGGTGCCTTACGTTGGCATTGGTGCTGAAGTTGAATTTGGCAGCAGCAGCTGCGGAAAATCATGCAACCCAGCTCCAACACCATGTCCTTCAAGCAGTAGCGATTGTAAAACCAGTTGCAAATCAAGTAGCAGCGATTGCAAAACAACGTGCGCATCAAGCAGCTCTGATAACAAATGCCACCCATGCTCACCATGCAGCTTATCCCAATGGGGTATCTGGATTAAAGGTGGCGTAACATTTAACTAATTTTGCACACGTATACTATAATTTTTTAAGGCTCGGTTTTATCACCGGGCCTTAATTTTTTTTTATCCCTCGATACATTTTTAAATTCTTCGCAAAAAACTCAGAATTTAAAAACACTCGGGACGAACGGCCTAGAATTTCACTCCTGGGAATTATTCCAATCAACTATTTTTCTGTTTTTTGTTATACTTATTATTGTCATAAACAATAAGTATTAAACCCCGCTCGCCCTGAGTGTTTTTTGTTTTGAGCTCGTCTCAAAATAAAAAATGTAACGAATGGGTCGGGGGAAGAATGATTCACACTATCTTTATAAATTAATTTGATAACACCATGCAAGATTTTTATGTATACATTCTACGTTGCAATGATGACTCATATTATATTGGCCACACCGATAACATAGAGATAAGATTCGCTGAACATCAACAAAGAACATATCCTTGTTGTTACACCGCTACTCGTTTACCCGTAACATTGGTCTTCGTGCAAGAAACTTCAAGTCGAGATGAAGCATTTGAAGCAGAACGCCAAATCAAAAAATGGACTAGAAAGAAAAAAAAAGCCTTGATACAAGGTGATATTTCCCTACTGAAAAACTTATCGAAAAATAAACTTTTAGTTAGCAAAAGCCCTCTTAGATCCGACCCATTCGTTACATTTCTCGTTCCTCGTTAAACTCGGAACTACGAAACACTCAGGGCGAGCGGATCTGAGATGCCTCATGTATAATTGTTAATTTTTTCCTAAAAACTTAATTTTTTTCCAATCCTTGTAAGCAAATTCAGCATTATGCTAGTTTGATTGCGTAAAGCAGCACAGGAAAGATTCTAAAAAAATTAGGAGAAAATAAATGAATCACACGAAAAAAATAATAACCACCCTCATAATGATAAGCGCAACACATGCCGGCGCCTTTGATTTAATAGGCACCACATTTTTTAGTCCACGCTCACAAAGTACCAACGCAGCGCGCGACATTGTAGGCTGGCACCGCTACATCAACCGATACACAGAAGATCTTTACGGAGCGTTTG
It encodes:
- a CDS encoding GIY-YIG nuclease family protein, whose translation is MQDFYVYILRCNDDSYYIGHTDNIEIRFAEHQQRTYPCCYTATRLPVTLVFVQETSSRDEAFEAERQIKKWTRKKKKALIQGDISLLKNLSKNKLLVSKSPLRSDPFVTFLVPR